A segment of the Streptomyces sp. NBC_01235 genome:
TGAACAGCGCCGGCTTCACTCCGTTGGCCTTCGCGAACGCCTTGCGGATCGGGTCGAGCAGTCCGGTGTACGTCGCCGGGTTGCTGCGCCGGGAGCCGCGGATCGCGCCCTGGTCGACCGACACCACGTTCTCGCCGGCCGGGATCGAGCCGTGCACGAGCGAGCTCTTGCCGGACCCCGCCACACCGGTGACCACGCAGAGCACCCCGAGCGGGATGTCCACGTCGACGTCCCGCAGGTTGTGCGCCGCCGCGCCGCGGATCTCCAGCGTGCCGGCGGACTTGCGCACCGTCTCCTTGACGGAGGCCCGGTCGTCGAGGTGGCGGCCGGTGATGGTGTCGCCGGCCCGCAGCCCCTCGACGGTGCCCTCGAAGCAGACGGACCCGCCCGCCGTGCCGGCGCCGGGACCCAGGTCGACGACATGGTCGGCGATCTCGATGGTCTGCGGCTTGTGCTCCACGACGAGCACCGTGTTGCCCTTGTCCCGCAGTCGCAGCAGCAGGTCGTTCATCCGCTGGATGTCATGGGGGTGCAGGCCGATGGTCGGCTCGTCGAAGACGTAGGTGACGTCGGTGAGGGAGGAGCCGAGGTGGCGGATCATCTTGACGCGCTGCGCCTCGCCGCCCGAGAGCGTGCCCGAGGGGCGGTCGAGCGAGAGGTAGCCGAGGCCGATCTCCGCGAACGAGTCCAGTGTGTGCTGCAGCGCGGTGAGCAGCGGGGCTGTCGAGGGCTCCGTGAGGCCGCGGACCCACTCGGCCAGGTCGGTGATCTGCATTGCGCAGGCGTCGGCGATGCTGATCTCCTCGATCTTCGACGACCGGGCGCCCTCACTGAGCCGGGTGCCGTCGCACTCGGGGCAGACGGCGAACGTCATCGCCCGCTCCACGAACGCGCGGACGTGCGGCTGCAACGCGTCGATGTCCTTGGAGAGCATCGACTTCTGGATCTTCGGGATCAGGCCCTCGTAGGTCAGGTTGATGCCGTCGACCTTGATCTTGGTCGGCTCCTTGTGCAGGAGGTCGTGCAGCTCCCTCTCGGTGAACCCGCGGATCGGCTTGTCCGGGTCGAAGAAGCCGCAGCCGGCGAAGATGCGGCCGTACCAGCCGTCCATGCTGTAGCCGGGGATCGTGAGCGCACCCTCGTTGAGCGACTTGCTGTCGTCGTAGAGCTGGGTGAGGTCGATGTCGGAGACCGTGCCTCGGCCCTCGCAGCGGTTGCACATGCCGCCGGTGCGGGAGTAGGTCGCCTTCACCGCCTTCTTGGTGCCGCGCTCGACGGTGATCGCACCGCTGGCCCGGACCGAGGCGGTGTTGAACGAGTACGCGCTGGGCGGGCCGATGTGGGGCCGGCCGAGCCGGCTGAAGAGGATGCGCAGCATCGCGTTGGCGTCGGTGGCGGTGCCGACGGTGGAGCGGGGGTCGGCGCCGATCCGCGACTGGTCGACGATGATCGCCGTCGTCAGCCCGTCGAGTACGTCGACCTCGGGCCGCGCCAGGGTCGGCATGAAGCCCTGTACGAAGGCGCTGTAGGTCTCGTTGATCAGCCGCTGCGACTCCGCGGCGATCGTGTCGAACACCAGCGAGCTCTTGCCCGAGCCGGAGACGCCGGTGAACACCGTCAGGCGGCGTTTCGGGATCTCGATGCTGACGTCCTTGAGGTTGTTCTCGCGCGCGCCGTGCACGCGGATCAGATCGTGGCTGTCGGCAGCGTGCTGCGCAGGCGGCGGCGTGCCCGTCCTCTTGGCCATGCTCTTCGTCTCCCCATCTGTCATGCGGGACCGCCTTCGTGGTCTTCGTCGGCGTCGCCTGCTCGATCCGACAACCCACGCTAGCCGCGGCGCGTGGGTCGGCGCTTCTCGAATTCTGATCGGTTCGGTGGCGTTCAGGTTCGGACAGGGAGCGGACAGTAAGCGACAACGCGGGGCGGGGCCGGGGCGGAGGCGCTGAGATGGCCTGATTCGTCGTGCGGGATGAGGTGGAAGATGGCCGATGTGATGCGGGCACAACCGGCGCGGCGCGCGGGCTCGGGGGCGGGCGCTGCGAAGCAGAAGGTGAAGCAGGGCGTCAAGCAAGGCGGGCAGCAGGGCGTTCAACAGGACGTGAAGCGGAAGGCCGAGCAGAAACGGTGCGGCTGCGGGGCGCCCGCGCCGGAGGGCGCCGTGGGCGGAGCCGAAGAACGGTTCCGGGGGCTGCTGGAGGCGGCGCCGGACGCCATGGTCATCGTCGACGACACGGGCGTCATCAAACTCGTCAACGCCCAGACGGAGGCTCTCTTCGGGCACGGCCGCGAGGAACTGCTGGGCCACCCGGTCGAGTTGCTGATCCCGCACCGTTTCCACGGCCAGCACACCATGCACCGGCGCGGGTACACGGCCAACCGCCAGGTGCGTCCGATGGGCGCCGGACTCGAACTGCACGGCCTGCGCAAGGACGGCACGGAGTTCCCCGTCGAGATCAGCCTGAGCCCCCTGGAGACCTCGGACGGGCTGCTGGTGTCGGCGGCCGTGCGCGACGTCAGCGACCGCAAGGCGGCCGAGGCGCGCATCAACGAGCTCGCCGCGCTCGTGGAGTCGTCGCAGGACGCGATCCTGGCCAAGACCCTGGACGGGTACATCACGTACTGGAACGCGGCCGCGCAGCGTCTGTACGGCTACACCGCCGAGGAGGCCATCGGGCAGCACGTCTCGATGCTGGCCCCGCGGGAGCTGCGGGGCGAGGTCCGCGAGCTGGTCAAGCGGCTGCGGCACGCCGAGAAGGTCGAGCACTACGAGACACTGCGGATGACCAACACGGGGGCGCTGCTGGACGTGGACGTCACGCTGTGGCCGACCCGGGACACCCATGGCACCGTGGTCGGGGCGTGCGCGATCGTGCGGGACATCAGCGACCGCAAGCGCGCGGAGGCCGAGCTCACAGCCCTGTACGAGCAGCAGCGGCACATCGCCCTGACGCTGCAGCGCAGCCTGATGGGCACCCCGCCCGCGCTGCCCGGTCTGGCCACCGCCAGCCGCTACCGGCCCGCCACCCAGGGCGCCGGGGTGGGCGGCGACTGGTTCGACCTGATTCCGCTGGGCGCCGACCGGGTGGGTGTGCTCATAGGGGACGTGATGGGCCGCGGACTCGAAGCGGCCGCCGTGATGGGGCAGTTGAGGTCGGCGGCGCACGCGCTGGCGAAGACCGGAATGCAGCCGCGGCAGCTGATGCAGGCGCTGGACACCTGTGTCGCCGATCTCGACGTGCCCGACCAGCTCGTCACCTGCTGCTACCTGGTGATCGCCCCGGACGCGGGCACGGTGACGGTCTGTTCGGCCGGGCATCTGCCGGTGCTGGTGGCCGGGGTGGGTGAGGGCGTCAGCGCCCTGCCCTGTCCGGTCAACGCCCCGCTCGGCGTGGGCGACATCGTGTTCGAGCAGTCCAGCTCGGAGATACCGCCGGGAGCCACGCTGGTGCTCTACACGGACGGTCTGATCGAGACGCCGGGCAGCGACATCGAGGTGCGGATCGGTGAACTGACGGGGCTGCTGGAGAAGTTGTTCGTCGGCACGCCGTGTCTGGAGGCCGCGGCGGACCATGTCCTCGCGGGTCTGCTGCCGGACGCCGACGGCCACAACGACGACGTCACCCTGCTGCTCGCGCAGTTGCCCGCCGCACCGCTGGCCTCCGTCACCACCCACCTCCCGGCCACCGCGGCGTCCGTACCGGAGGGGCGCTCCTTTCTCCACAAGGCGCTGACCTCATGGGACTGCGCGGACAGCGCCGAGGACGCGCTACTGCTGCTGTCGGAGACGCTGACGAACGCCGTCCAGCACGCCGAGGGCCCGGTCGGCCTGCATCTGCACCGCACGGCCACCGATCTCACGGTCGAGGTGAGCGACCGCAGCCCACAGCTCCCCCAGCCGCGCCAGGCGGTCGAGGGCGAGGAGTCGGGCCGCGGCCTGGTCCTGGTCCGTGCCCTCGCCGCCAGCTGGGGCGTGCGGCCGACGGACGAGGGCAAGACGACCTGGTTCACGCTGAAGCTGTGAGCCCCCGGGGCGGGCCACCGCAGGCCAGGGCCAGGGCGTCGAGGTGTGCCTGGACGTAGGGCACGGCCACGGCGTGCAGTTCGAGTTCGCCGTCGACGAACGCGGGCTGCACGTTCACCTCGAAGACGACCCCGCCGTTCTCCACCGCCAGGTCGACACCGGCGAAGGGAAGCCCGACCGACGCGGTGGCCGCGACGGCGAGTTCGGCGAGCCGGGGCTGGAGGTCCGGCGGGGCGATGTGGACGGCGGTGGCGCCCTGGCAGGTGTTGCAGGGTGTGTCGTTGGCGGGCTGGAGATGCTCGCGGGCGTGCACGACGCGGTCGCCGAGGACGAAGACGCGGAACTGGTGGCGCAGGCCGTCGGCGGTGACGTTGCCCGCGTCGCGGGACAGGAGCCAGTCGGTGCCGCGTTCGGCGTAGTAGGCGGCGGCGTGCTCCAACTGGGCGGGGGTGGTGACGTGGAAGGTGTCGTTGCCGCCGGTGCCGACGACGGGCCGGGCCCAGGTGTCACGGCCGAGCCGGTCGAACGTGCCGGCCGCCTCCCGCAGGGAGGGCCGGGACAGCACCGCGGTCTCCATCTGGGCGACGCCGTCCCTCAGGAAGCGTTCGACGGTGAGGTTCTTCTCGGTCGCGGTCCGCCAGGCGTCGGGCCCCGCGGCGAGCGTCACCACGTCGTGGCTCTCCAGGAGCTCCTGGAAGCCGGCGAGGGCCTGCCGGTGGTGCGGCGGGATCTCGTAGAGCAGGACGACGTCGGGCACGAAGTCCAGCCGCTCTTCTGGGACTTGCAGCCGTAACCGGCCTCCGTCGCGGATGCCCCGCCCGGTTCCGCCGGTCGCGAAGTGCCGGGAGTCGACCCGGACGGGCGGTGCGCCGGTGAGCAGTTCCACGGCCTCGGCGAGGTACTCACGGCACCCTTCGGGCGAGGTGGGGTCGGCGATCAGGGCGATGCACGGTCGGGACACAGCGGCCTCCAGTGGCTCTCGACGCGCGCTCGTACCGCGGGCGGCCCTCGCGCGGCCCGAGCGGTGTCACGGATGGTGCCTGTCGCGCGGGTGGTCGTCGCGCCCGTCGCTCCTGGGAGCCGCACCGGTGTGCGGAGCCGTCCCGGGTCCGGGCGGGTGCCGGGCGGGGACGAGGACGACTGGTGACCACACGAAGGTGGGACGGGGCCCAGCCTCGCCGGATCCGCGTGCAGGGCTGGCCGACCACTGTAAGCACCCGGCCGGACGCCGTACCAGGGCGCACGACGGCCCGCCTCCTGCCCCTCCTTCTGCGCCGTCCGCCCCGGTCCGTGCGCCCTGTCCGGCGGTGGATGAGCTGCCGTCTCAGCCGTCCCGGCCCCACTCCGCCACCTCGGGGAGGTCGGTGCCGTGGAGCCGGATCCGGTCATGGTGGCGCAGTCGCGTGTCGTCCATCCGCCGGCACACTGCCGCGGCACGCACGGCGAGACCGGGGACGCGGTCGATGACGTCCATGACGAGGCGGTAGCGGTCGAGGTCGTTGCGGTCGACCATGTCGAACAACGTGGTCGTGGTGCCGGACTCCTTGTAGCCGCGCACGTGCAGGTTGGCTTGGCCGGGCTCCCAGACGCACAGGGCGTTCAGGTCACGGAGTCGCGACTGTCTAGGCCGTCGACGTGGGCCACGTTCCGCCGGTCCTCGGCGTCCTCGCTCGCCTCGGCGGCGAACCAGGCGTCCAGGATCTCCTTGAGCAGCGGCTCGGAGGTCAGGCGCAGGCTGAGGGCCAGGACGTTGGCGTCGTTCCAGCGGCGGGCGCCGTCGGCGGTGTAGGCGTCGGTGCACAGGGCGGCCCGGACGCCGGACACCTTGTTCGCGGCGATCGACGCGCCGGTGCCGGTCCAGCAGCACACCACGGCCTGCTCCGAGGTCCCGTCGGCCACGTCCCGGGCCGCCGCCTCCGAACACACTGCCCACTGGGGGTCGTCGCCGGGACGCAGCACGCCGTGCGGCACCACATCGTGCCCCCGGCCGCGCAGCTCCGCGACGAGGGCGCGCGCCACAGGTTCGTCCATGTCCGAGGAAACGGAGATCCGCATGTCGGGGAGCCTACTTGGCCTGCCGGACGACGGCGACGCGGGTGGAGGCCTGCGCCCCTTGGCCGAGGCCGAACCGAGCGCGTCCTGCTACGACTTGCTCGGCGCCGCGCCCGATCGTCCGTCGTGGACGCCGGCAGGGGGATTTCCAGCTCGCGGACGCCTGTGAACTGCCGCACCTCCCGGTCGTCGACCCGGCCGGACGATCACCCCGGGGAACCCCATGCCCCGACCGTGAGCCCGGCCGGATTGCCGCCCGGGAGGATCCCGGAGTCCAGGACGGTCCGGGCGAGCGGTTCGAGCAGGTGGGCGAGGCGGGCGGTGGCGTCGGCGCCCAGGGCTGTCCACGGCGAGGCCGCGGCGGCGTCCGTGTCCGCCTCCACCTCCTCATGGGCGGCCACCCCCGCCTCGGTGAGGTGCCCGTCCGTGTCGAGCCATCCGCGCTCGCGCAACTCCGCCTCCGCCGACCGCCATGGCTCGATGCCCCACTTACGGGTCTGCCTCTGGAACTCCGCGTCCGACTCCCCCGCCGCGCACTTCAGCACCATGGCTTCGACCGGCCCCAGACGACGGCCGACGAGCACGGCGACATGGCCGTCACCCCTGTGTTCGCGCAGGGTGGTCACCGCCTGCCAGAGCCTGACGTGGGGCTGTGCCGGGCGTGGCAGGGCCTGGTTGGCGGCGCCGAGCACGCGCCCCGCCGTGTCCGCGGCCATTGCCGCCTCCCAGGCGAGGTCCGCGGCCTCGGTCAGCTCGGCGGAGCCGACGACATCGGGGCCGTAGAAGCTGGTCATCGCGGCGTCCACGGCCCTTTCGCGTGCCGCCAGCACGTCCTCGGGTGCCGCGAAACCCCAGGCGTTCGGCAGCGCACGCGCCACCCGGTCGGGGTGGAAGACGTAGAAGCAGCTGGTGACGACGGAGGCGGGAGCAGGTCCGAGGGGCGCCGCGCGCAGGGCGAAGTACCCCATCCAGTACCCGCGCAGGCCGAGGCCGTCGGCGGCTTCGTGCACTTCGGGGGCGAAGTAGACCAGCTGGTGGACGGGTTCGAACCGTTCCCACATGGCCCGTGCGTCGATGTCGCTCACTCCGAAGTCCTCCCGGCCGGTCGGTGGCAGTGGCAGTAGTGGTGGTCGTATGTCGGGTGCCGAGAGGCAGCATCCGCCATGACAGCGGTCATAACAACCCCGCCCGGCGATGTCAGTGGGCCCGATTGGCCTGCGCTCATGACCGAGACGACCACCGACGACCGCCGTTCCCGCCCGCCCTCGTCGAGGTGGCCGCGGCGGACTTCCCCTACGACGACGGCGAGGGCTTCGACTTCGAGCCGTACGACGCCTTCGACTCCGCCGAGGAGACCACCGACTGGATCCGCCACTGGACCGGCAACCACGAACTCGACGGAGACGCCTTCCGCGTCTTCGGGCAGGACGGCACCGGTGGGCTCGCCGCCCTGTGGTGTGTGCGCCCGGGCAAGCCCCTGACCGAGCAGCCGGTGGTGTTCCTGGGCTCGGAGGGCGAGGTCGGGGTGGTGGCGGGCAATCTGTCCGACTTCCTGTGGTTGCCGGCCGACGGCTTCGGTCCGATGGAGGCCGTGGGGTACCCGGACCGCGACGCACGTGCACAGCCGGAACTCGCCGAGCTCGCCGCCCGGCACGCCACCACCCCGCGGCGCCCTGCCCCGGTCGTCGTCGCCGAGGCGAAGGGCGAGTTCCCGTCGTTCGAGGAGGACATCGCCGCGCTGTGCCGGTAGGGCCGGCGCAGGACCGGAAGGCTCCGCACGGTTATGGACGCCACGACCGGCACTGACCTAGGGTGCGCGGGAAAGCGCTTTCTAGCATGGTCATGCCAGCACCTAGTCCGGGAGCGTCGATGCCGCCCACCGCACCACAGGACCCCTCGCAGTCATGGAACCGAAAGGCGTTCCTCCGGGGCATGACGGCCGTCGGACTGGCACCGTTGCTGCCCGCGGTGCTTCCGGCCGAGGCTCACGCCTCGCCGACGTCCGCCGCCCGTCCGGACTTCGATCTGGTGCGGGACGGCGTCGCGGTCGACGTGTTCGTGGACGCGGCCGACGACCCCGCCGTGGTCCGCGCGGCCGGGGACCTCCAGGCCGACGTCGAGCGGACCGGCGGGGTACGGCCCGCGTTACGGCGCACCCTGCCGGAACGGTCCGCGGCGGTGGTCCTGGTGGGCACACTCGGCGCGAGCCCGGTCATCGACCGGCTCGTCGCGCAGGGGCGGCTGGACGTCAGGCGGGTGAGGGGTCACTGGGAGGCCTCCGTGACTCAGGTGGTGGAACGTCCGGCGCCCGGCGTCGAGCGCGCGCTGGTGATCGCGGGCAGCGACCGGCGTGGCACGGTCTACGGGATCTACGACACCTCGGAACGCATCGGCGTGTCGCCCTGGTACTGGTGGGCCGACGTACCCGTGGAACGGCGCGAGACCGTCACCGTGCCCGCGGGCCCCTTCGAACGGCGGGAGCCGTCCGTCCGCTACCGGGGTGTCTTCCTCAACGACGAGCAGAACCTGACCACTTGGTCGCATCGTACGCAGGAGACGGACAAGAACATCGGCCCGGAGACGTACAAGCGTCTCTTCGAGCTGCTGCTCCGCCTCAAGGCCAACTACCTGTGGCCGGCCATGCATCCGTACTCCGACTTCTTCAACAAGTACCGGGAGAACCCCGAACTCGCGGACCGCTACGGCATCGTCGTCGGCTCCAGTCACCCGGAGGCCCTGCTGCGCAACGGCGTCCACGAGTGGGAGCCGTGGGCGCAGGAGCACCGTGGCGCCGACGGGAGCCTGCCGGTGTACGACTACACGGTGAACCCGGGTGTCATCTCCGACTACTGGAGGGCCCGGGCCCGGGAGAACGCGGCCTACGAGAGCAGCTGGACGATCGGCATGCGCGGGCTGCACGACACCGCGCTGGAGACGAAGAACGCGACCACGATCCCGGAGAAGGTCGTGGTGATGAACGACATCATCGCCGACCAGCGCCGGATCCTGACCGAGGAGGTCGGGGCGGCGGCCGAGCCGCAGATCTTCATCCCGTACAAGGAGGTCCTGGACCTGTACAACGCGGGCGTCCAGGTCCCCGACGACGTCACGCTGATCTGGCCGGACGACAACCACGGCAACATGCGCCAGCTGCCGAACGCGGCGGAGCGGGCCCGTTCGGGCGGCAACGGGATCTACTACCACCTCTCCTACTGGGGCCGCCCGCGTAGCTACCTGTGGCTGGACACCACCCAACTCGCCAAGGTCTGGCAGGAGTTGCGACGGGTGTACGAGCACGAGGTCGACCGGATGTGGATCTTCAACGTCGGAGACCTCAAGTCGATCGAGACCGGCCTGTCCTTCTCCATGGACGTGGCCTGGGACGTGGACCGGTGGGACGCCGACGACGTCGAGGGCTTTCTCGCAGAGTGGTACGGGCGGCAGTTCGGGCTCCGTCATGCCCGGGAGATCGCCGCGATCCGCACCGAGTACTACCGTCTCGCGGCGGAACGGCGCCCGGAGTTCATCGACCGGAACGTCTTCTCCGTGGTCCACCACGGGGACGAGGCGGGACGCCGCATGGCCGCCTACGACCGTCTGCTGGAGCGGACCGTGGCACTGGGGGCCGAGCTCCCGGCGGATTGCCGGGACGCCTTCTACGAACTCGTCCAATACCCCGTGCACGGCGCGTACTTGATGAACCTCAAGTACTACTGGGCGGACCGCAACGCTCTCGCGGTACGGCAGGGCCGCGGCGTCGGGAGCAACCGCTTCGCGGACCTCGCCGAAGCCGCGCACGCCGAGGAAGCGGCGCTCACCCAGCGGTACAACACCGAGGTGGCGGGCGGGAAATGGGACGGCTACATCAATCCGTATCCCTCGCAGATCCCCAAGGCGCCGGGCCGTCCGGCGGTCACGAGGGTCGCCCGACAGGAGACCTCGGGGCTGGGGGTGGCCGCCGAGGGGAACGAGACCGGCGCGCAGCGGCCGTTGTCCTTCTCCTCCGCCACCCGGGACCGGCGTTTCGTCGATGTCTTCAACACCGGCTTCCTCGCGGTCACTTGGGCTGCGGAGGCCGACCGGCCGTGGGTCCGGCTGAGTTCGACGGGCGGCTCGCTCACCGAACAGTCCCGGGTGTGGGTCGAGGTGGACTGGGCCCGGGCGCCCGAGGGCACGCACGACGTCACGGTCGCCTTCACAAGTGGCGGGCAGCGATTCGAGGTTCCCTTGAAGGTGGTCAACGACGGGGAGCGGGCACGTCGGCGGGCGCGCGGATTCGTCGAGGCGGGCGGGTACGTCTCGATCGACGCCGTACACACCGAGGGCCGGGTGGCGCGCGGCGGGGCCCGCTGGCGGACGGTGCGCGGGCTCGGCCGTCGCAGCGCCGCCGTGGAGGCGGTGCCGTCGACGGCGGCGCCGATCACCGCCGACTTCGCCGCCCGTGCGCCGGAGTTGAGGTACCGGGTGCGCTTCAGCAGCACCGGTTCCTTCCCGGTCACCGTCTTCCGGCTGCCCTCACTCGACGAGCGTGGCGCACGCCGGCTGGCCCTCGCCCTCGACGACCAGCCGCCCACCGTCCTGTCGGGGCAGGCCGTCGCGACCGGCAACCGCGGTGACGCCTGGGCGCGCAACGTGGAGGAGGGCGTCGAGAAGCTGACCGCGACCGTGACCGTCACCGCACCGGGCGAGCACGTCCTGCGGGTGTTCATGGTCGACCCGGCGATCACCGTGGACCAGATCGTCATCGACACCGGCGGGCTGCCGGCCGCCGCCTATCTCGCGCCGCCGGAGAGCTACCACCCGGTGTTCAACCCCGACCCGGACACGAGCCCGGGCCTGGAGCCCCCGAACCAGTAAGTGGCCGACCGCTTCGGGCCGGCGGTGTTCGCGGTCAGGCCCCGCGTCGCAGGACCTGGGACAGCCCCAGCGCCGCCGTCCGCACCGCGGGGGCCAGTTGAGCCGGGCTGAAACGTGCGCGCGGCGGGGCCGCCGAGAGGGCCGCCACGGTGGTGCCGCCCGCGAACACGGGCGCCGCGATGCAGCTCACGTCGAGGACAGCCTTCTGCTCCTCGTGGGCTTGCCCGGAAGACCTGGATCTTCTCCAGGGCCATGCGCAGACGGGCGGGGTCGGTGATCGAGCGGGGCGTCAGGCTTGGCAGCGGCCTGGACAGCACCTCCTCGGTCAGCTCCGCGCCGGAGAAGGCGAGCCGGACCTTACCGGCGCCGGTGCAGGTCAGCGGCAGGCCGCCGCCGAAGAGGGAGGGCAGCCGGAGGGCCTCGTGGCCGTGGATGCGTTCGAGGTGACCCACGTCCATGCCCTCGCGCACCCCGAGGTGCACGGTCTCTCGGACGGCCTCGACAGGTCCTGGAGGAAGGGCAGAACGGTCTCCCACAGATCGAGTCGGTGCGGTACCAGCGAGCCGAGCTCGAACAGCTTCCCGCCGAGCCGGTACCGCGGCCCCGCATGCTCCAGCCGGCCCAGCCGCACGAGGTCCGCCGCCGGCCGGTGTTGGGCCACCCGGCCGCCGCGGTCACCTGGCCGGCCAACACCCTCGCCGCCTTCGGCACCGCGCTGGAGCCCGGCCACCTGATCCTGCCGGGCATGATGACCGGTGCCCCGTTCGTCGACGCCGGTCAGCAGGTCGAGACGCGCCTCGGCGGCCTCGGCTCGGTGTCGGTGTCGGTGTCGGTGACGGTGACGGTGACGGTGACGGTGTCGGTGACGTTCGTCCGATCCGTTGATCCGTCCCCCTGGATCCGTCCGCCGGACACCCGGGATCGACGGTTCGGTCAGGGCGTCGGAATGCCCGCCGGGCGGGTCGGACGGGCGGGCCGGTCGAAGCGGGCCGGGACTCCCGGCGAGTAGAGGACGCTCACCGGCTCCCCCGCCGGCTCCGGCAGACCGGCCGCCACCAACAGGTCCTCCTGGCACTCCACGAGTTCCGCCCGGTGCAGCGGCCAGCGCGGATGGGCGTTGGGCAGGAACATCTGCCGGCCGAAGAAGGTGCTGTGCATACCCCAGCGCGCGGTCAGGAAGTGCTCCAACGCGGTGGCCTCCCCGATCCGTTCGCCGACCCGCACGGTGAGGCGGCTACGGGCGCCACGTGGACCGGGCCAGCGGCGGCGGCTGGTGTAGGTGACGGTGTCGCCGTCGGTGTCGATCGCCATGCGGGACCACACGTAGGGCATCCGGAACCCGATCCGCGCCACTGCCACCGGCAGCAGGCGGGAGGCGTCCAGCGAGCGGAAGACCACGCCGCGCCGCCCATGTGCGTCCACCGAGTAGAGACGGACGTTCGTCTCGGGAAAGGACCCCAGGTAGGGGACGCCCGGCAGGCGGAACCAGCCGACCCGGTGCATCCGGAACGCGACCAGACCGACATAGGTGACGCCGTCGAGGGTGTCCGGGACCGTTCCGGGCGGCAGCAGACCGGCCACGTCG
Coding sequences within it:
- a CDS encoding YqjF family protein, with amino-acid sequence MPPTPQPQARATPHPITPDAPDAIARPLLTQSWLDLTFLHWAADPADVAGLLPPGTVPDTLDGVTYVGLVAFRMHRVGWFRLPGVPYLGSFPETNVRLYSVDAHGRRGVVFRSLDASRLLPVAVARIGFRMPYVWSRMAIDTDGDTVTYTSRRRWPGPRGARSRLTVRVGERIGEATALEHFLTARWGMHSTFFGRQMFLPNAHPRWPLHRAELVECQEDLLVAAGLPEPAGEPVSVLYSPGVPARFDRPARPTRPAGIPTP